In Acetonema longum DSM 6540, the genomic window TGCATCGTTCCCAGCTTGGGGATGATGCATTCTTCCCTTCACTTTTTATTTTTTCCGCTGGCAGAAAATGCGGTCTTTTGTCATCCGCCGTCCCAAATCCGGTCTTTTGGCAGGAAAATAGTAGGCGACAGCGAAATAGTATTTACCAGCAGACAGTAATTTACGGAGGAACGACCATGGATCGACGCCGCGCCCGCGCTGCTCTATTTATCTTATTCTTTATCGCAATTTTATTCATATCTATATCTGTCCCGGTTGCCCAGGCCGCCGACCAAAAGCCCATTGGCATACTGGAGTTTGAAGCGGCGCCTCAGGTCCAAAACACCGGCCTGACGAAACGAATCACCGGCCTCCTGACCGAATCCCTGATTACCAACCGGTCCTATCAGGTGATCGGTCCTGAACGGACAGCCGCCATACTGGCCGAGCAAAACATCTCTGTCAGCGGCTTTTTTGAAGGCAGCATGACGCAGGATGTAAAGCAGATACATGGATTGGACTATCTGGTCACCGGTAAAATCATCCGGGCAGAGAGTCAGGATGTGGAACTGGACGGATTTCGGCAAAAGCGTGTCAAAGTGGTCTTGGCCATGCGGCTGATCAATGCAAGAAGCGGCGAAATCATCTTTGCCCAGACCGCGGTGGGTGAAACCAGGAAAACCTTTCTGGCCGACACCGACAGTTGGAAATTGGCTGATCCTCAGTCCGGCTATCAGGAAGCCCTGCAACAGGCACTCGCCCAACTGACGGACAAAATCCAGGCCTTGAATCCTCTCTCCGGCTTGGTCATTGAGGTACATCCTGAGGACAACAGTGTTGTGATTGACCTGGGGTCCGAACAGGGCGCCAGTGTGGGGCAGCAATACTTGATTTATCAGGAAGGCACCGTGGTGGTTCACCCTGTCAACCGGCAGGGACTGGGCAAAAAGACAAAAAGTCTGGCCGTCATTAAAATCTTTCAGGTACAAAATCAACATTCGACCGGACAAGTTGTCTCAGGAAAGTGGGAAGATATTAAACCGCTGCAGCCGGTCAGCAAATTATAGCCTGCCGTCTCAGTCTTTCTATAGATTTTCGTATCGTAAATAAATCAGGGAGGTAAGAAATCATGTCCCGAAAAGCATGGATATGTCTGGTACTCAGTTTGTTGCTTCTGGTTCTTCCTCTGGTAACCTACGCCAATAACGCTCAGTTCCTGTACAACAACAATGATCCCTATGCCAGCCAGCCTGTGGCTGACGGCAACGGCCTTGTCAACTGGGAAACCGATTCGGTGGAAGCAATAGGGTTCGGCGTTCCTCCGGCCAACGCTTTCAGTTCGGCTCAGGCCCGGAACATGGCTCGCCGTGCTGCCATCGCCGACGCTCAGAGAAATCTGCTGGAATCCGTCCAGGGAGTGCAGGTGGACTCGGAAACGACGGTGGAGAACCTGGCTGTCTCCAGCGACGTTATCAATACCAGGATGTCCGGCATGCTCAAGGGCTACAAAATTGTCAATGAACAGCAAATGCCGGATGGTTCCTATCAAGTTGTCATCTCCGTCAGAATGTATGGTCAGAACAGTCTGGCCAACGCCATTTCCGGTCAAAGACAGCCCCAGCGGCCTTTCCCTCCGGCAGTTCAACCCTATCCGCAGCAGCAACCCAATCAGCCGCATCAGGGATATCAACCGACTCAGCCGGCCGTTCGTCAATACACAGGCCTGGTAATTGACGCCAGAAGACTGGGCCTGGAACGGACCATGACGCCCATGATTTATGACGAAACCGGCAAGGTCATCTACGGTAACATGTATGTAGACCAAAATTATGTGGTGCAAAACGGCCTGGTGGATTATGCCGCTTCTCCCGGCGCCATTGAACTGATCGGCATGGGCCAGTCCCGGGCCGGCGCCGACTATATTGAGGTCAAGGCCATCAAGCTCCGGGACCGCAACCGCAACATCGTCATCAGCGCCGCTGACGGCGACAGGATTCTCAACGCCAACGGCCCCACCGGTTTTTTGCTGAAGTGCAACGTTGTTATCAAGCACTAAATCTATTAGAGAAAGACCCAGTCAGAAATGTTCTGACCGGGTCTTTTTTTATTCACTTAGACAAATTAGTCAGCAAAGCAGATTCTTTCTTGTCCAGACAGAAAAAAACTCTGCCAAAAGCAGATTTTTTTCTTGTCATTCCTGCTTTAACCGGAAAGGGGCGCCCGGGATCAGTCTGATGCCGTCCATGGTTTCAATCTTTCCCGCCTCATCCTGCTGGTAAAAAGTCTTCCCGTCCCTGACGGTATAATATACGGAATGGACCCGTAAGCGATACAGTGTCGCCGACAGATCTGCATCCATGGCATGTTTCGGGAGCGTCGACTCTGCTTCCGTCCATTGAGACATTGACCCGGAAGAAAATGGCATCGGTTCCAGAAAACCGTTGATCTGCAATAAATCCCCTTCGTCTCCCATAGCGCACAACTGGGCCTGGTCATTGTTTGTCAAGGTAACCCGTTCCTTCAAGACAAGAGACAACAGCCATAAGCCGCCGTTCGGGCCAATAAAGCCCAGCATAGGTCTGACCCTGGGCCGGACTCCCTCCACCGTTCCCACGAAAACAGCCTTTTCCTGCAACAGATTCACCACTGCCTGCTCGTGCATCCACGCCACCTCTTTGACAGTCAAAGTGGAATCTGTTAAATCTTATTAGTGGCGACAGTATTTCAGAACAGTATTTGCCTTTATCTGCTCCGCTGCGACAAAGTCCATTATAGATATACATAAATTGGATTATTTGGGTAAATCTTATTTTATAAGCAGTTATCGGCAGGATATGCGGCATGGAATACATAATATATAAATACGCTATTCTTAGGCCTTCTTCTTGATACACGCTGCAACATTGCGAAAAGATCGTATTGCAAGCTTCCCAATTTCAGTCAGAAAGGCGGTGATACTATGGATCAGCTAAACTGGCCGCTGCAAAGTTCAATCTCTGCACCGGTTACAGTCACTTCCTTCGATGATTTGTCAGCATTTGAATCGGCGCCCCATGACATTTTAGTAATGACCGACGGCTGGCGGCCCGGATCCAAGGCGGCCATCCTGCGCGGCGGCATGAACGCCAAGGCTGTTCTGGACGTCCTGGCCCGTTCGGATGTTGCCGCATTAAAAATCTTCCACATTGAAGAGAAGATCCCGCAATTGGAAGACATCTTTGTCGGCACAATTGTCCCGGAAGCCAATCGGTTATTTGACCAGGTAAATATTTTCTGGCGCCACGACCAGTCTATTTATGATCTGATTGAATCCATCGCCGGCGAGTATGACATGCTGCTATTTGGCGCTCCTTTAGCCAAGTCGGAGGTTCTGCCTTTTTACCGGCGGATCAAGGATATCTATCCCGGCAGCGTTACTATTGTGCGCTCTGCGGCAACCGACGATGAGGAGTTTGACGCCGGTGACCCGATTTTTAAATGGGTCAGGGAACGCACCTATGATGCCCATGATTTCTCGTTTCCTTCAGCATTGCGGAATTATAAACGCAAGCTGGGAAAAAAAGTATCGGTCATCCTGCCGGCTCTCAATGAAGAGAAGACTGTGGGCAAGGTCATCGAAACCGCTTTGGAAGTAAAGTCCAGCGGCATCATTGATGAAGTCATCCTCATCGACTCGGATTCAACTGATGATACCGCAGCCATCGGCAAATCCTACGGTATCCCGGTCTACAGTCATTCCCAGATCTGCTCCGATCTGGGGACCTATCGCGGCAAAGGAGAAGCCATGTTTAAGAGCGCCTTTGTGACTGACGCCGATATCCTGGCCTGGGTGGATACCGATATCGAAAACATCGTCCCCAGCTTTTTTTACGGTCTGCTGGGGCCGATTCTGACCTATCCGCAGATTGAGTTTGTCAAGGGTTATTTTGCCCGGCCTGTCAGGGTGGAATCCAGCGGAATTGAACTGGGAGGCGGCAGGGTGACAGAAATCTTCGCCCGCCCTTATATCAATCTGTACCTGCCGGAACTGTCAGGCTACATTCAGCCTCTTGCCGGTACGGTGGCTATTTATCGCCACCTGCTGGAAAAAATGTACCTGCCCACCAACTATGGCATTGAAATCGCCATGCTGGCTCAGGCGGTAAAACAGGTTGGTCTATGGGCAACCTGCCAGGTAAATCTGGGAGAAGTCATCCATAAATCCAAGGACGTGATCGGTTTAAGCGAAATGGCTTTCCAAATCCTGCAGGTCCTGCACGATATGAATATGAGTCAAAAAGGCGGCGCCGGAAAACCCTGCCAGCCTATGCTGCGGCGGGTATTCTCCACCCGGGGGCACTTTGAAATCAGCATTAAACGATTCAATATCTTTTGGCGTCAATTTAAATAGCAGGGGTAGAAACTTCTACCTGCTTTGCATCAGGTTCAGAAACCTCGCCTGTCATCCGGTCTGGGGGCTGCCGGTTGTTCCGGCAGCCCTCTCAGGCGTCTCTAAGGGTGACGGCTCTTCTGATTTTGGGCCTTCTGCCAGCCCTGTCCCTGGTTGTATGCCGCTCGCAGCATCCTGCCACGCAGCCCAGCGCATCGCCTCCCGCTGGGCAAATATACTTTCCTCGGTCTCCTGCTGTTTTTGACGCAATCGCAAAAATGAATGCAGCAGCAAGCCAAACAGTATCAATAGCAGCACTTCTCCCAGGATTAACAGGCGAGCCGTAAATTCCAGGCTGGTAATGTCATCCCGCAGCAGGTTGATCTCGTTATTCAGGAGTTCTTCCCGGCGCGCAATCGGGTCCAGGGGACTGATGCCGGCCCTGCCAAGTCTGATTGCCTCCACTGCCAACCGGTAACGTTCCTCCTGCTCATCGGCTATCTCCGGATTTTCGCCGCCGGCGGCCATGGCGGGTGAAAACTGGCTGCAAAGCAATAACAAGACATAAACTCCGATGAAACATAGCAGCATACGCTGACCGCATCGTTTTCCTGTCATCATGGTAACACTCCATTTATAATATATATTAAAGATCCGTGCCAATCCATTCTCACCTGTCTATTCGACGTCAATTGCCAGATTCCCTTATTTTTTACTGCTTTTTACCATGTTTATAGGAAAATTTCCAAAAAAAAATAATCATCTCAACGAGGCTGAGATGATTAGATTGATCAGGGATGATCATAAAAAATTCTCCAGCGGAATATCCTCCACCGGGTACATTGTCCAGTCAGCATCGTCAAAATGCCACCATTCGCTGCCCAGAGAGCGAAAGCCGGCTTGTTCCATAACTTCGGCCAAATAGGCTGCGTTGCTCTGGGCAAAAGGAGAAATACCGGGATAGTCGCGCTGGGCCCGGTAGGAAAAGTCGTCAAACTCCGAAGGCATGATCAGTTCACGGCCTTGCTCATCAACCAGTGTCACATCCACGGCGGTTCCCCGGTTATGCCGGGAAGCATTTCCCTGAGGATTGGCCACATAACGCCGATCCGGCACCAGCTTCCAAAAAATTTTTTGTACGGATAAAGGGCGGTATGCATCCCATATCTTAAGCCGGAACCCCCGTTTGGCAAATTCGGCATTGGCCCGGGCCAGCTTTTCGGCTGTCCCCCGGCGCAGGACACAAACGTTCGCGGTATAAACCTGTCTGCCGGTAAAATTGTGGATTCCGGCATAACGCATATCAATATAGATCGCAGGATCAATATTCTGTATCTTGACCAGGTCCTGCTGGGACCCTGCCGCTAACGAATAGACCGGCGGCAATAACAATAAGGCGGCCGCCGTCATCATCACTTTCAGGCATTGCTGACCACTGAACCACTGCAATAAGGACCCTCCCCGGATTAAAGGTAATAACTTAAGTATACCATAAATGAAACGTTGGGCGCTCCGTTGCCGGAGCGCCCAAATCATTCTTTTATTGCATGATGCCGGATTGCTTAATCGTGCCGTAAACTTTTACACTATTGTTGCCCAGAGATTCCAGCAGGACCAAGTCGCCGGTTTCCGGGTCGTGGTAAAGCGAACAATGCTTAACAATATCTGTAATCAAGACGCCAAAATGGTTCGCCATTTTTACCAGTACCGGCATGCCGGGGCGCCATGTATTCGACTCGTAATACTGCACTGCAACAGCGGATATCCCTACAGCCGCAGCCAACTCTTCCTGCGTCATACCGCGCTCGTCACGCAACGAGCGGATGGTATCACCAATCATTCCATCACTCCTAATAAAGCGCTGATTTGATACGATACCATCTTATCATCAGGCACAAGAATCCACAAAGGCCGCAAAATGTGGTGGATTATCGTTTTCCCCTGTAAAAGCGGTCTTTTAGGATTTATGACCTGCTACTACAAGAGTCCTAAGTCCTGCTCCCAAAATCGCCCTCCCCCAAAGGTCCTAAGGGGACCGTTGAATAAAGGCTCATCTGCGTCGTTGCTCCTGCGGGCGGGCGTTCGACGTACCCTCCGAACGTACAGTCTCACGCCCGTCCTCATCGCGCCTAGCATCTGAACCTTTTTGAACGGCCCCAGTTTCGAGGCTGCAGATAAATCCGATAAACCTTTTGGGTTACACCCGTATGGCTTGCTGCAAGTGGAAGGAGTAGAGGTATTTCTCCTTCACCGGCTGCTTGAGGATTTGTTCCAGGGCTTCGGCGTAAATGGTGATTTGAGCTGAATATTTTTCTGTGAGGGCTTGGGCATTTTCTATCGCGTCGGTTTTATAATCCACCAGCACCATGGTATCATCCTCCTCGGCAAAGAGACAGTCTACAACGCCCTGAATAAAGATCTCATCGGAGCTGCCGGCCAGTTCGCTGTAGAAGCGGCCAGCCGGAGTCATCACGCTGAAGGGCAGCTCCCGTCTGACCCATTTCGCCCGGCGCAGCCGCTGACCGATGGGACTGGCCAGAAAATCGACGATAGACTGAGGGGATATGGTTTCTTCTTCTTCCAACAGCAGGATCTCCTGTTCCACCATCTGTTCCAATTGGCGCCTGACAGCTGGAAGAGTCGCCACCTGGTTCAGATCCAGGTGCTGGACCGCTGTGTGCAGGATAGTCCCCAGCTCGGCCTGGCTGAACCGGCCGCTTAGCTGGACGAATCTGGGTTTGGCATAGGTTTTGGCGCTGTATCTCTGCTGCCCGTCGTCAGGCTGGGCGAAGCGGCGTTTAATCTCGGTGACGGTCAGTTTGGCAGGCTTGCCTGCCGCCGCCTGCTGTTGATACTGCCAGGACAGACGATCTCTGACCCAGCTTTCCTCACTGCCGGCCGGTATCGGTTCCAGGCAGCGGACTTGCTCCCAGAAGACGGGCAGATCGACCGCTGGCTGGACATCGTCTCCTTTGACCGCAGCCGGATGAATCGTCACTTGCCAGCAGGACGGGTCTTTGATCAGGCTAGAGGCAGAATCGGCCAAGCCGGCTAGTTTCCTCAAGGGAAGCCCCTCCGGGTGGCGGCTGACTGCCGGTCCGAGCCAATCGAGATAATGGGCCGCACCGGCAATAATAGAATCCGGCAGGGCCAGGAGCGGACGATCCAGGGTCTGGCTCCAGACCGAACATTTTTCCGCCAATTTGGCCACCGAACCGGTCATGATCAGTTTTTCCCTGGCCCGGGTCATTGCCACGTAAAGCACCCGCAGTTCCTCGGCTTTTGCCTGCCGGATCATGGTCTCAATCATGCCGTACCGGGCTAGAGTCGGATAGCGGAAGCGTTCCTGGGGCAAGGT contains:
- a CDS encoding CsgG/HfaB family protein → MDRRRARAALFILFFIAILFISISVPVAQAADQKPIGILEFEAAPQVQNTGLTKRITGLLTESLITNRSYQVIGPERTAAILAEQNISVSGFFEGSMTQDVKQIHGLDYLVTGKIIRAESQDVELDGFRQKRVKVVLAMRLINARSGEIIFAQTAVGETRKTFLADTDSWKLADPQSGYQEALQQALAQLTDKIQALNPLSGLVIEVHPEDNSVVIDLGSEQGASVGQQYLIYQEGTVVVHPVNRQGLGKKTKSLAVIKIFQVQNQHSTGQVVSGKWEDIKPLQPVSKL
- a CDS encoding LPP20 family lipoprotein — protein: MSRKAWICLVLSLLLLVLPLVTYANNAQFLYNNNDPYASQPVADGNGLVNWETDSVEAIGFGVPPANAFSSAQARNMARRAAIADAQRNLLESVQGVQVDSETTVENLAVSSDVINTRMSGMLKGYKIVNEQQMPDGSYQVVISVRMYGQNSLANAISGQRQPQRPFPPAVQPYPQQQPNQPHQGYQPTQPAVRQYTGLVIDARRLGLERTMTPMIYDETGKVIYGNMYVDQNYVVQNGLVDYAASPGAIELIGMGQSRAGADYIEVKAIKLRDRNRNIVISAADGDRILNANGPTGFLLKCNVVIKH
- a CDS encoding glucosyl-3-phosphoglycerate synthase, with protein sequence MDQLNWPLQSSISAPVTVTSFDDLSAFESAPHDILVMTDGWRPGSKAAILRGGMNAKAVLDVLARSDVAALKIFHIEEKIPQLEDIFVGTIVPEANRLFDQVNIFWRHDQSIYDLIESIAGEYDMLLFGAPLAKSEVLPFYRRIKDIYPGSVTIVRSAATDDEEFDAGDPIFKWVRERTYDAHDFSFPSALRNYKRKLGKKVSVILPALNEEKTVGKVIETALEVKSSGIIDEVILIDSDSTDDTAAIGKSYGIPVYSHSQICSDLGTYRGKGEAMFKSAFVTDADILAWVDTDIENIVPSFFYGLLGPILTYPQIEFVKGYFARPVRVESSGIELGGGRVTEIFARPYINLYLPELSGYIQPLAGTVAIYRHLLEKMYLPTNYGIEIAMLAQAVKQVGLWATCQVNLGEVIHKSKDVIGLSEMAFQILQVLHDMNMSQKGGAGKPCQPMLRRVFSTRGHFEISIKRFNIFWRQFK
- a CDS encoding M15 family metallopeptidase, producing MQWFSGQQCLKVMMTAAALLLLPPVYSLAAGSQQDLVKIQNIDPAIYIDMRYAGIHNFTGRQVYTANVCVLRRGTAEKLARANAEFAKRGFRLKIWDAYRPLSVQKIFWKLVPDRRYVANPQGNASRHNRGTAVDVTLVDEQGRELIMPSEFDDFSYRAQRDYPGISPFAQSNAAYLAEVMEQAGFRSLGSEWWHFDDADWTMYPVEDIPLENFL
- a CDS encoding helix-turn-helix domain-containing protein, with protein sequence MIGDTIRSLRDERGMTQEELAAAVGISAVAVQYYESNTWRPGMPVLVKMANHFGVLITDIVKHCSLYHDPETGDLVLLESLGNNSVKVYGTIKQSGIMQ